A single region of the Bos mutus isolate GX-2022 chromosome 17, NWIPB_WYAK_1.1, whole genome shotgun sequence genome encodes:
- the SDS gene encoding L-serine dehydratase/L-threonine deaminase, producing the protein MMSGRPLHMETPVRDSMTLSKVAGTTVYLKLDSAQPSGSFKIRGIGHLCKMWAERGCEHFVCSSAGNAGMAAAYAARKLGIPSTIVVPSTTPALTIQRLKNEGATVKVVGETLDEAIRVAKDLEKNNSGWVYVPPFDDPLIWEGHSSIVKELKETMTEKPGAIVLAVGGGGLLCGVVQGLAEVGWRDVPVITMETIGAESFHASTKAGKLVTLPCITSVAKALGVTTVAAQAMKVYREHPIFSEVVSDQEAVAALEKFVDDEKILVEPACGAALAAVYSNVIQKLQGEGKLRTPLSSLVVIVCGGSNISLAQLVALKKQLGMDGLSQ; encoded by the exons ATGATGTCAGGAAGACCCTTGCACATGGAAACTCCGGTCCGTGATAGCATGACTCTGTCTAAAGTGGCTGGCACCACGGTCTATCTCAAGCTAGACAGTGCCCAGCCCTCTGGCTCCTTCAAGATCCGGGGCATCGGACACCtctgcaaaatg TGGGCCGAGCGGGGCTGCGAGCATTTCGTCTGCTCCTCAG CGGGCAATGCAGGCATGGCAGCCGCCTATGCTGCCAGGAAGCTGGGCATCCCCTCCACGATTGTCGTGCCCAGCACCACGCCTGCCCTCACCATCCAGCGGCTCAAGAATGAGGGCGCCACGGTCAAAGTGGTGGGTGAG ACATTGGATGAGGCCATCAGAGTGGCCAAGGACCTGGAGAAAAACAACTCAGGCTGGGTCTATGTCCCCCCCTTTGACGACCCCCTCATCTG ggaaggccACTCTTCCATCGTGAAGGAGCTGAAGGAGACGATGACCGAAAAGCCAGGGGCCATCGTGCTGGCAGTAGGGGGCGGAGGCCTCTTGTGCGGAGTGGTTCAGGGGCTGGCAGAGGTGGGCTGGAGGGACGTGCCCGTCATCACCATGGAGACCATCGGAGCAGAGAGCTTCCACGCTTCCACCAAGGCCGGCAAGCTCGTCACCCTGCCCTGCATTACCAG TGTTGCCAAAGCCCTGGGCGTGACCACCGTGGCAGCGCAGGCTATGAAGGTTTATCGGGAACATCCCATTTTCTCTGAAGTTGTCTCGGACCAGGAAGCTGTGGCCGCTCTTGAGAAGTTTGTGG ATGATGAGAAGATCCTGGTGGAGCCCGCCTGTGGGGCCGCCCTGGCCGCCGTCTACAGCAACGTGATTCAGAAGCTGCAAGGAGAGGGGAAACTCCGCACCCCGCTGTCCTCCCTCGTGGTCATTGTCTGTGGGGGCAGCAACATCAGCCTGGCGCAGCTGGTGGCGCTCAAGAAGCAGCTGGGCATGGACGGGCTGTCCCAGTGa